The following is a genomic window from Bdellovibrionota bacterium.
GCAATGCTTGCGTAGCTAATTGCAGATTGCTCATCGATCTATCTCGGGCGCCACGACGTCAAGGCTGGCGACGAGCGCGACAAGATCGGCGATCATCAGACCGTTCGACATCGATTCGATGATCGACATGGCCGCGAAGCTTCCCGTTCGAATTTTGACGCGGTAGGCGTTCTTTGTACCGTCGGAGACGATAAAGTACCCGAGCTCTCCGCGAGCCGCTTCGACGGCACCGTAGGCTTCATTTTTGGGCGGCTTAATGATCCGCGGCACCTTACCGACGATCGGCCCCTCGGGAATCTTCTGGACGCATTGACGCAAAATTTTCGCCGATTCCCTCATTTCCCGAATTCGAACGATGAATCGATCGTAACAATCTCCGACGGTGCCCCGCTCTCCCTTTCCCACGATCACGTCGAACTGAAGCTCCGGATAAACGGCGTACGGCAGATCTTTCCGAAGATCCCATTTCACACCAGACGCCCGCAAATTCGGCCCCACCAGGCCGTACGCGATCGCTTGTTCTTTGGAAATCACCGCCAGATTCGCCAACCGGCCGATAAAAATCTTGTTGTTCGAAATCAGGTTGTCAAATTCGTCCATCAGCTTTTCGAACTGATCCAAATACTTAGTGAGTCGTTCGGGCAGATCGGGAGGCATATCGAAAGCCACGCCGCCGATACGAACGTAATTGTACGTGAGTCTCGCCCCGCAGAGCGATTCGATCAGATCGTTGAGTTTCTCCCGCTCGCGGAGAGCATGAACGAAAGGCGTCACGGCGCCGATATCCATCGGGAAAGTCCCGGCGGCGATCAGATGGCTGACGATCCGGCACATCTCATCGGCAATGACGCGGAGATAATGCGCGCGGGGAGGAACTTCCAAATGAAGAAGCATCTCCACGGCTCGCGCGTAACCGTGATTCGCCGTCATCGCCGCGACATAGTCGACTCGATCGGTATACGGCATGAATCCGGGATAATCGACCATCTCCCCGATCTTTTCGATCGACCGATGGAGGTAGCCGACTTCCGGAATCGCTTTTCGAATGAGTTCACCGTCCGTGAACGTCCGGAAGCGCAGCACGCCGTGCGTGGACGGGTGCTGCGGTCCCATATTCACTTCCATCTCTTCTTCTTTCAGTATGGGATCTGTGAGCGGAGCGATCACTTCTTTACCCCGCTCGGAATGGGAGGCAACGTCGGAAGCTGCGGCATCCCGGTCAGATATTCCCGTGTCGTGGAGACGCCTCGATACGAATCCCGTTCTTTATAATCTTTTCGAAGGGGATGCCCCTCCCAGTCGTCCGGAAGCATGATTCTTCGCAAATCGGAGTGACCGGAAAATTGAAAACCGAGCAAATCATACTGCTCCCTCTCGTGCCAATTGGCCGCCGGCCAGATTCCTTCCACGCTCGGGACCTCGGGATTCTCCCGAGGCACACGCACCTTGAGTTTGAATTCGTGCCGGTGCGTATAGGAAAAGAGCAGATAAACGAGTTCCAGCTCTTCCTTGTAATCCACGCCGGCGATCGAACGCAAAAAATCGAACTCCAGTTGTTCGGAATCACGGCAAAATCCCGCCACTTCGACGATTTTGGCCGGTTCCACTCGTACCCAAGGCTGAATCGTCTCGGTCACCGTCTCCAAAACGACGGGACCGAAGCGGTCCTTTAGAAGCCTCGCAATTTCATCGGCTTTCATAGTGTTCCGAGAATCTAGCTGGCTGCGCGCATTTCGGACGGCGCCGATTCGCTTTCTTCTCTTCGCGCCACCGAACGAATCCACTCAAGATCGCCTCTTCTCCAAGCGTACGCCAGTCCGGCAATCAAGAAGCCCACGAACGCGGCGATCTCGTAATAGGCGACCTTCCCGAGGCCTTGACCCACCCACTCCCGAAAGAGGACGGCGCACGGGTACATAAAAGCGATTTCAACATCGAAAATGATGAAAATGAGGGCAAAGACGTAATACCTGGGATTGAACCGAATCCAAGGTGTTCCAACCGGCAACTCGCCGCACTCGTAAGGGATCGATTTTTCATACGTGGGCCTTCGTGGAGCCAGGAGTCTCGCAAGAAATAAGCTCACCAGGACGAACCCGATCCCGAACATCGCGAAGACGAGAGCATTTGCGAAATCGAAGAGCATTTCTCCCCGTCGAAAACCGTGGGCGTTATACCTAAAACCCCAGGAATTTCTATAACTTTCTAGCCGAGGAAGGTACTGTTCGTTAGAATCAATTGGAGACGGAAAACGAGATGGACCGACCCCCTTCCTCCGAAACAGGCAAACCCAGAATTCCCACACCGACGGAGACAAAAGAACCGGAACGGCGCCGCGAGCTTCGTATTCCGATGCGGGTTCTCCGCGTCGAAGCGGAACGGGAAGGTGAAGTCTTTTTCGGCTACGCCGCCAATCTCAGTGTGACCGGCCTTTTCATTCAGACGACGAATCCGAAACCGGTCGGTACGCAAGTGCACGTCGCGTTTACGCTTCCGAAAGCAAAGGAAAAAATCACGTCAAAAGCGGAGATCGTTTGGGTGCAGGAGTACGCGGGAAAAGACGGCCCCTCGCCGGGAATGGGACTCCGTTTCTTGGAACCACCGGATTCGACTTTAGCCGCGATTCGAAAATTTATCGAAGGAACAAGCGAATAGACCCTGTCCCATAAATAGGTTCGTCG
Proteins encoded in this region:
- a CDS encoding NADH-quinone oxidoreductase subunit D; translated protein: MGPQHPSTHGVLRFRTFTDGELIRKAIPEVGYLHRSIEKIGEMVDYPGFMPYTDRVDYVAAMTANHGYARAVEMLLHLEVPPRAHYLRVIADEMCRIVSHLIAAGTFPMDIGAVTPFVHALREREKLNDLIESLCGARLTYNYVRIGGVAFDMPPDLPERLTKYLDQFEKLMDEFDNLISNNKIFIGRLANLAVISKEQAIAYGLVGPNLRASGVKWDLRKDLPYAVYPELQFDVIVGKGERGTVGDCYDRFIVRIREMRESAKILRQCVQKIPEGPIVGKVPRIIKPPKNEAYGAVEAARGELGYFIVSDGTKNAYRVKIRTGSFAAMSIIESMSNGLMIADLVALVASLDVVAPEIDR
- a CDS encoding NADH-quinone oxidoreductase subunit C, whose translation is MKADEIARLLKDRFGPVVLETVTETIQPWVRVEPAKIVEVAGFCRDSEQLEFDFLRSIAGVDYKEELELVYLLFSYTHRHEFKLKVRVPRENPEVPSVEGIWPAANWHEREQYDLLGFQFSGHSDLRRIMLPDDWEGHPLRKDYKERDSYRGVSTTREYLTGMPQLPTLPPIPSGVKK
- a CDS encoding NADH-quinone oxidoreductase subunit A — protein: MLFDFANALVFAMFGIGFVLVSLFLARLLAPRRPTYEKSIPYECGELPVGTPWIRFNPRYYVFALIFIIFDVEIAFMYPCAVLFREWVGQGLGKVAYYEIAAFVGFLIAGLAYAWRRGDLEWIRSVARREESESAPSEMRAAS
- a CDS encoding TIGR02266 family protein, whose product is MDRPPSSETGKPRIPTPTETKEPERRRELRIPMRVLRVEAEREGEVFFGYAANLSVTGLFIQTTNPKPVGTQVHVAFTLPKAKEKITSKAEIVWVQEYAGKDGPSPGMGLRFLEPPDSTLAAIRKFIEGTSE